TCCGGGATGTCCTTCGGACCTTGCGCCACACCGGCGATCTGGACGCCGCGAACCTTCGTGCTGACCGGCTCCAGCTTCGGGTGTAGCTCCTTGAAGAACCCGTCCGGCGACCTGTCGATGCCCAGGATGTCGGCGAGCTTGGAGTACGTCTCCTCCGGCGCTACTAGGCCGCAGCCCAGCACCACGAGGTCAGCCTCGATCTCCATCGGCTCGCCGGTGAGCGTGTCCTCGACACGCACGATGAGGTTCTTGGTCTCAGGATCCTCGACTATCTCGGCCGGCCTACCTCGGATGAACCGCACACCGAACTGCTTCTGGGCGCGCTCGTAGTACTCCTCGTAACCCTTACCGAACGCCCGCACGTCCATGTAGCAGCAGTAGACCTCGGCATCCGGCTCGTGCTGCTTGATCAGCTGCGCGTTCTTGAGGATGAACATACAGCAGATCCTGCTGCAGTACGCTTCGCCCTTCTCCTCCTTGCCCGGGCACCGCGATCCGACGCAGTGGATGAACACGATCCTGTGCGGCTCCTTGCCGTCGCTCGGTCGGATCACGTGACCCTCTGTCGGACCGGCCGGGTTGATCATCCGCTCCAGCTCCAGCGTAGTGATCACGTTGTCGTACTTGCCGTAGCCGTACTCCTCGAGCTTGCTCGCGTCGAACTCCTCGTAACCGGTCGCGACGATGATCGTGCCGACCTTCAGCCTTATCTCCTCAGGCTTTTGGTCGAAGTCTATCGCCGGCGGGTCCTGCGGGCACGCCTCTTCGCAGAGGCCGCACTTGATACAGTGCTCCTCGTCGATCGTGTACACCAGCGGCATCGCCTGCGGGAACGGCACGTAAATCGCCTTCCTGGTACCGAGCCCTAGGTCGAACTCGTTGGGCACCTCGATCGGACATACCTCCGCACAGACTCCGCATCCCGTGCACGCGTCCTCGTCCACGTACCGCGGTTTCTTCTCGATCGTTACCTCGAAGTTGCCGATGTAGCCGTCCACGTCCTTGATCTCGGCGTAGGTGATCAGCTCGATGTTCGGATGGTTACCCACCTGCACCATCTTCGGAGCCAGGATTCACATGGCGCAGTCGTCGGTCGGGAACGTCTTCGCCAGCCGCGCCATGTTACCTCCGATCGTCGGCTCCTTCTCCACCAGATACACCTTGAAGCCCTGATCCGCGAGGTCCAGGGCCGCCTGGATCCCGGCAATACCACCACCGATGATGAGGACGCTGTTCTCGACCTCCACCTCCTTCGTCGGTACGTCCTCTAGCCGCTTAGCGCGCTCCACCGCCGCCCGAATCAAGTCCTTGGCCTTCTCCGTGGCCTCCTCCGGCTCCTGCATGTGTACGAACGAGCAGTGCTCCCGGATGTTGACCATCTCCATGTAGTACGGTGACAACCCGGCCTCCTTGACACAGTTCCTGAACGTGTTCTCGTGGATCTTCGGGGTACAGGCAGCCACGACTACTCGATCGAGGTCGTGTTCCTTGATGGCTTCCTGGATGATCTCCTGACCCGGATCGGCGCAGAAGAACGGGTAGTCAGTCGCGTACACGACGCCGGGCAGCTTCTTGGCGTACTCGACTACCTCTTCGACGTCGACGGACGCCTTGATGTTCACACCGCAGTGGCACACGAACACGCCTATCCTGACGCCCTCACTGTCCTCCACGTTTTCACCCCCTATGCCGTTGTGGCCACGCCCGGTCACACGATGTTCGGGTTATAAGCGTTGGGATATTGGAGGCCGAAATCGGGGAGATTGGAGGGAAAGCTGGACTCTAGGACAGGAGCCCGAAGGGAAAGGCCTTAGATAAGAACATGCAGAATATGTCGGCGACGTATTTGGCCAGGTTAGTTACCATGTTGTCCAACTCGTTCCTGGCGTTGCTGTAGGCCTTTTCCTCTTTGTCGTTATTAGCACATTTCGATGCGGTGTCGATGGCGTCGTAGAACCTCGCTATCGGATCGAACGATCGGATCATCAGTTTCAGGTTCTCCTGGAGCTCAGCCGTCACCGTACTGAGGAACTGCATCACAGTCGAGTTCGGGCCGATAAACCGGACCAGAGCCAGGTGAAACTCGTTCAGCGGCTTTTGGAAGGATTCCCCGTGCAGTTTCTGGTTCAGCACCGCCTTGAACGAGGACAGTACTACGGCGGCTACTAGGTCCTCGGGTCGTACTGGCTCGTGGTACGCTTGACCGCGGAGGTAATCGATCACAGCTGCGGTGCAGTTGTACAACGCATCACATAGCGACTGCGTCAGGTTGCTGGCGAGACTGTAGTACTCCGGAGGCACTGTCGTCGTGACGTTCGCGGACGTCGACGTCGTATCGGATGCGCCGGTGTCGACACCCGCGCCCGCGGACGGATCGACGGTCGTCGTAAATGTGGTCCCAGTATCCACCGATACCTGGAGTTCCGCAGCCGAGGCGATTGGAGTCACTACCATTGCTACTAGAAGGGTCGTGATGGCGCTAACACGCATACGATCATCCCCAAGCGTAGCAGGCACGTTACCGTTTTAAAACCTCTACGAAGCGGGTGGCGGGGGGTAGGTAGCGATGGTGAACCGTCCAGCCCGGATCTACCGGGAGTGGAAGGGTCCGGCGTACACGCGAAGGGAATACATCAAGGGAGTACCGGACCCGAAAATAAGGCAGTTCGACATGGGGAATCCGTCGGGTGACTTCGACGTAGAGGTGTCACTGGTGGCCAGGGAACGCGCTCAGGTCACGCACAACGCGCTCGAGGCGGCCCGTGTCGCCGCGAACCGTTACCTGACCAAGACCGTGGGTAGGCAGAACTACCACCTGAAGATCCGAGTGTACCCACACCATGTTCTGCGCGAGAACCCACTGGCAACGGGGGCCGGAGCGGACAGAGTTCAGGAGGGAATGCGACTGGCCTTCGGGAAGCCGATCGGTACGGCAGCCAGGGTGCGTGAAGGTCAGCGCGTGGTGACTGTCAGGATCGACTCGGAGAACTTCGAGCATGCCAAGGAAGCCCTGCGCCGCGCGGGCATGAAGTTCCCGTTCCCGTTCACCATCGTGGTCGACAAGGGTGAAGAACTAGTTCGGGACTGATGCGATACCGGTCGTGCTGAGGGGTGCCCACCGTGAAGTACGTCCGGTGGTTCGAGGAAATATCAAAGGATGACGTCGACGTCGCCGGAGGTAAGGGTGCGAACCTGGGCGAGATGACGCAGGCGGGACTCCCGGTCCCGCCCGGCTTCGTGGTACTGTCCACGGCCTACAACGAGTTCCTCGAGCGCACTGGTCTGGAGGAGAAGATAAAAGAAATACTTTCCTCCCACGATCTGTCCGACAACGACGAACTTCAGGAGGCCACGAAGGAGATTCAGAGGTTGATCGTTGAGGCCGAGATGCCGGAGGAGATCCGTGAAGAGATCGTGAAAGCCTACCGAGAGCTCTGCGAGAAGGTCGGCAAAGAGGAGGAGTTCGTGGCAGTTCGCTCGTCAGCGACGGCTGAGGACTTACCGGAAGCGTCTTTCGCGGGCCAGCAGGAGACGTTCTTGAACGTCCGAGGCGAGGAGGACGTAGTGAAGTACGTGCAAAAGTGTTGGGCGTCCCTGTTCACCCCTCGAGCCGTAGCTTATCGGGAGGAGCAAGGGTTCGAGCATCTAGACGTTTCGATCGCCGTCGTCGTCCAGAAGATGGTGGACTCGAAAAAGTCGGGAGTGATGTTCACGGTCCACCCTTACACCGGCGATCGGGACAAGATGGTGATCGAAGTCGTGTGGGGTCTTGGTGAAGCCGTAGTCAGTGGGGAAGTCACTCCCGACACTTACATCGTCGACAAGAACACGTTCGAAGTCATCGAGGAGCAGATATCCGAGCAGGAGTGGATGTACACAAAG
Above is a window of Methanopyrus sp. SNP6 DNA encoding:
- a CDS encoding CoB--CoM heterodisulfide reductase iron-sulfur subunit A family protein gives rise to the protein MEDSEGVRIGVFVCHCGVNIKASVDVEEVVEYAKKLPGVVYATDYPFFCADPGQEIIQEAIKEHDLDRVVVAACTPKIHENTFRNCVKEAGLSPYYMEMVNIREHCSFVHMQEPEEATEKAKDLIRAAVERAKRLEDVPTKEVEVENSVLIIGGGIAGIQAALDLADQGFKVYLVEKEPTIGGNMARLAKTFPTDDCAMUILAPKMVQVGNHPNIELITYAEIKDVDGYIGNFEVTIEKKPRYVDEDACTGCGVCAEVCPIEVPNEFDLGLGTRKAIYVPFPQAMPLVYTIDEEHCIKCGLCEEACPQDPPAIDFDQKPEEIRLKVGTIIVATGYEEFDASKLEEYGYGKYDNVITTLELERMINPAGPTEGHVIRPSDGKEPHRIVFIHCVGSRCPGKEEKGEAYCSRICCMFILKNAQLIKQHEPDAEVYCCYMDVRAFGKGYEEYYERAQKQFGVRFIRGRPAEIVEDPETKNLIVRVEDTLTGEPMEIEADLVVLGCGLVAPEETYSKLADILGIDRSPDGFFKELHPKLEPVSTKVRGVQIAGVAQGPKDIPDTVAQAKGAASEASIPMSQGKVEIELITATVDEDVCGGCGACAQVCPFDAIEMVEKDGKRVAEVQDVACQGCGQCAAACPSGAMQLRYYRDEQLTPQIEALLSEALEEEEEE
- a CDS encoding 50S ribosomal protein L16 — encoded protein: MVNRPARIYREWKGPAYTRREYIKGVPDPKIRQFDMGNPSGDFDVEVSLVARERAQVTHNALEAARVAANRYLTKTVGRQNYHLKIRVYPHHVLRENPLATGAGADRVQEGMRLAFGKPIGTAARVREGQRVVTVRIDSENFEHAKEALRRAGMKFPFPFTIVVDKGEELVRD